Proteins found in one Labrus bergylta chromosome 8, fLabBer1.1, whole genome shotgun sequence genomic segment:
- the LOC109986625 gene encoding uncharacterized protein isoform X1 gives MATMTTEASAVSEADTEGKQKASGAEPEPEPEPENKQKPEAAVSDPEGEPSSKKAQEQTSEPGTAEVATSPEEEQLKPRTRTSAGKGLSRLFSSFLKRRSQCSEGEGFEAEKAREDKADTEEKADKAGEKKEGEVKGEEEEVKVEEKKPEEKPEAKEVKKKDEANVEKKEEKKKEEEKVEKKGSKKKKKEAKKKVEKKDADKVKQEEVKREEEKVKKEDKKDDEQVKKDEEKDEENVKKEEKKEDEKVNKEEKKEDEKAQQSVEKEEDKSETKEEKEPTDVKDKEAEAEKKESKEGENTDKKVAKRKEKEEKVKKKEEEKAKRKAEEEERHKKREEEKAKKKEEEKAREAEKAKKKEEKAKEAEKAKKKEEEKAKKKEEEKAKEEKAKKKEEEKTKEEPTKKDEEKVKEEVKKKDEEKEEEKTEKKQKKEEEKGKKKEKGKNKGKKEGKSQSDEQVKAPIAAPEPELKTEPEAEQAPDQHSVSSAETQPAQEKHKDEESINKEPDAVEEVKEDDTEKKEEEPTEQNNDAEEEEKAKEVTKKEKPAKEKKTEKKPEEAKGSKRLKTMQCKVTLLDDTLFECELDKHAKGQELITKVCDHVNLLEKDYFGLAHGETTTSKTWLEATKEIRKQVPGAVYEFTFNVKFYPPDPAQLTEDLTRYFLCVQLRKDIMSGVLPCSFVTLSLLGSYAAQSELGEYDPETHGTDYVKDLSLAPGQSKELEDKVMELHRTYRSMSPAQADMLFLENAKKLAMYGVDLHQAKDLDGVDITLGVCSGGLMVYKDKLRINRFPWPKVLKISYKRSSFFIKIRPSELEQYESTIGFKLPNYKASKKLWKVCVENHTFFRVPTVEPPSSRRFLVLGSKFRYSGRTQAQTRQASSMIDRPAPRFTRSASKRLSRNLDGSMSAGDETLQLLQQLSASVRTEVDDWSLMTSDQPWPSSVFPASGESEQTFIQSWEEGQSVHTVRVSQQDTETSSQTTTVTELLTDEQQGWRKEDLWSALLDRHPPFPFAPPFDYVKQPAKLSLSKMSSMDRLLQPSTAQQDDWFVYFDHILSLLSPEQFPPSAQIELREEDEQVVYDSEQEPTNEEKINRLQEMVMLVDKLTEAEVLERNLREVRYLEDRLQEVDEMAEKLQEVIEEELGKEEVEKLRKEFAETELEQHVRVGGVTKTVVIKSIRSIEKEDGEEDELEQQIKEVFLKGLYEEEEAEGEQETKIEVIGESQFDDNLIEKLRGIEQEWKEEAEVKMSGVPGTTSVVAYQKVEPRIKKKVTIVEEREPNQEIMVGRMLEESLEKEEAWCEIEGQAEDEREAEYGEIWFILFDRPPYTSVVKPQVVTVERAQVDEGEYFTSNSESTTFEEKIEITALEKKTKLFVEERKVEEEEVWRASEIPPQQTAIERDDDWFILLDVIPRQTPYVPPVSSKRRGELDAESFVLVVETAAVQEIGEEVSEERTIIEKAPRELQVIPLQPVTDRDDDFFVLLDVVPRETSYVQPERVEVSPEERVSLVEIKNVKKREESSEVVTSGVEMKHPQSEKQVVALPQSVRQIEDDWFLLLEASTRETYVQQVTAEEYVPEESISVQSDIIKVASREKVVVEEIAGIVLEKEDKNLSEQILPEQKIPEAVRERDDDWFLLLDVIPRETEFVPPASLAATSQMFATVQPRIEVKSTEQTLQQVEFEQIRLQPSQPLQQKDDDWFGLFDAIREEAVIVPSVSPVEIVPDMRKLSEVEVKTTETTTWKEMIIGVETRQVETRLSEIRTSQAALLSEREGGDDWFGLFDIVREKPFVIPPVAVVERFVDVVAAAEQKPKLFMEDVKHAVKFVEIEAPQPRQVDDDWFVLLDVAERTSVAVDERLRIPPEVRPAKVLEVKEQRAQQRVTVVEERWQQGKVVQQKPRPEVREVEDDWFILLDVATKKSVAGLERVQFPAEKRAPPAATKTLTVISKMRPQFEERILDERRPVTPTHIHDDWFVLLDVGQKKSVVSTHRGTRPVSAPVFSQAALAEAGIPMAPFDQPQTSTPIKTGRLEERKLEVTVEAVEPSKVEAVVEVKPAAWRNQREVNSSLITTINGDIQHESEAMSTEVVRMRKKRAKKIEGDSIYIRHSLLMLEEFDKPQEDLLKHHASISELKRNFMEAVPEQRPSEWDKRLSTHSPFRTLGINGQPLPSADGSACISLLCNGSETKASHTKTSTNVGFSGKTSPTVSHTSEPDSGDSLLGDPVEEESFDQEEVVVFETSLLPIIEEEMAQLPSSLDPCCRGLNETQEEEEGSNPEVMEGSGRIVGSSQASYFRSDGPQVICCFQPPLVQTQTVTITAVSNSLSSGISTTEVPVVPTKTFIYASSKETDDGTEDKDGTTTSSSKTVTTENIGGTSVTTTTTHISKVVKSGSSESRVEKRIVITADSDMDQDKEKADGASAL, from the exons TGGCTACCATGACAACAGAGGCGAGTGCGGTGAGCGAGGCAGACACTGAGGGCAAGCAGAAGGCCAGTGGGGCAGAACCAGAGCCAGAACCTGAACCAGAGAACAAGCAGAAACCAGAGGCGGCAGTGTCTGACCCAGAGGGGGAGCCTTCAAGCAAGAAGGCCCAGGAGCAGACCTCCGAGCCTGGGACTGCAGAAGTAGCTACCTCCCCTGAGGAGGAGCAGCTGAAACCTCGTACCCGGACCTCGGCTGGCAAAGGTCTGTCAcgcctcttctcctctttcctcaAACGGCGCTCGCAGTGCTCTGAGGGAGAGGGGTTTGAGGCAGAGAAAGCCAGGGAGGACAAGGCAGACACAGAGGAAAAGGCCGACAAggcaggagagaagaaggagggagaagtgaaaggtgaagaggaggaggttaaGGTAGAAGAGAAGAAACCAGAAGAGAAACCAGAGGcaaaagaagtgaaaaagaaagatgaagcaaatgtagagaaaaaagaggagaaaaagaaagaggaagaaaaagttGAGAAGAAGggcagtaaaaagaaaaaaaaagaagccaagaaGAAAGTAGAGAAAAAGGATGCagacaaagtaaaacaggaagaggtgaaaagggaagaggaaaaggtgaaaaaagaagacaaaaaggatgatgaacaggtgaaaaaagatgaggaaaaggatgaggaaaatgtaaaaaaggaagagaaaaaagaggatgaaaaggtgaataaagaagagaaaaaagaggatgaaaaagcacaacagagtgtagaaaaggaggaggacaagtcagagacaaaagaagaaaaggagccCACCGATGTAAAAGACAAGGAGGCAgaagcagaaaagaaagagagtaaagagggagaaaacactgacaaaaaagttgcaaagaggaaagaaaaggaggaaaaggtaaagaagaaggaagaggaaaaagcaaagaggaaagcagaggaagaagaaaggcacaagaagagagaagaagagaaagctaagaagaaagaggaggaaaaggcaAGAGAGGCCGAAAAagcaaagaagaaagaagaaaaagcaaaagaggcagaaaaggcaaagaagaaagaggaagaaaaagccaaaaagaaggaggaggagaaggcaAAAGAGGAGAAagctaaaaagaaagaagaggagaagacaaAAGAGGAGCCCACAAAGAAGGACGAAGAAAAGGTGAAGgaagaagtgaagaaaaaagacgaggaaaaagaggaggaaaagacagagaaaaaacaaaagaaagaagaggaaaaagggaagaaaaaggagaaagggaAGAACAAGGGAAAAAAGGAGGGGAAAAGTCAAAGTGACGAGCAGGTGAAAGCACCGATTGCTGCTCCAGAGCCTGAACTTAAAACTGAGCCAGAAGCTGAACAAGCTCCAGATCAGCACTCAGTCAGCAGtgcagagacacag CCAGctcaagagaaacacaaagacgaAGAGTCGATAAATAAGGAGCCAGACGCTGTGGAAGAAGTGAAGGAGGAcgacacagagaaaaaagaggaagaaccGACTGAGCAGAATAACGACgccgaggaagaggagaaggcaAAGGAGGTAACgaagaaagaaaaacctgcGAAAGAAAAGAAGACGGAGAAGAAACCAGAAGAGGCTAAAGGCTCCAAACGTCTGAAAACCATGCAATGCAAAGTCACCTTACTGGACGACACtctgtttgagtgtgagctGGAT AAACATGCTAAAGGCCAAGAGCTTATAACAAAGGTGTGTGACCATGTTAATCTGCTGGAGAAAGATTACTTCGGCCTCGCTCATGGGGAAACCACAACAAGCAAG ACTTGGTTGGAAGCCACCAAAGAGATCAGGAAACAGGTTCCAGGTGCTGTTTATGAGTTTACGTTCAACGTGAAGTTTTACCCTCCAGACCCTGCTCAGCTCACTGAGGATCTCACCAG GTACTTTCTGTGTGTCCAGCTGAGAAAGGACATCATGAGCGGTGTTCTTCCCTGTTCTTTTGTCACACTGTCCCTGCTGGGTTCATACGCAGCCCAGTCGGAGCTCGGAGAGTACGACCCGGAGACACATGGGACAGACTACGTGAAAGATCTGAGCCTGGCTCCTGGACAGAGCAAAGAGCTAGAGGACAAAGTGATGGAGCTGCACCGCACATACAG GTCAATGAGTCCAGCTCAAGCAGACATGTTGTTTCTGGAAAATGCCAAGAAGCTCGCCATGTATGGAGTTGACCTGCATCAGGCCAAG GATCTGGATGGTGTTGACATCACATTGGGAGTTTGCTCCGGTGGTCTGATGGTTTACAAGGACAAGCTGAGGATCAACCGTTTCCCCTGGCCTAAAGTGCTCAAGATCTCCTACAAACGTAGCAGCTTCTTTATCAAGATCAGACCATCGGAG CTAGAGCAATATGAAAGCACAATCGGCTTCAAACTTCCCAACTACAAAGCATCGAAGAAGCTGTGGAAAGTTTGCGTTGAAAACCATACCTTCTTCCG TGTTCCCACAGTAGAGCCTCCATCATCTCGTCGCTTCCTCGTCTTGGGATCTAAGTTCCGGTACAGCGGGCGCACTCAGGCCCAGACCCGCCAGGCCAGCTCCATGATCGACCGCCCCGCCCCTCGATTCACACGCTCTGCAAGCAAGAGGCTGTCCCGTAACCTAGATGGAAGTATGT CAGCTGGAGATGAAActctccagctcctgcaacaaCTCTCAGCATCagtcaggactgaagttgatgATTGGTCACTGATGACATCTGACCAACCCTGGCCTTCTTCTGTATTCCCAG CCAGTGGGGAGTCAGAGCAGACTTTCATTCAGTCCTGGGAGGAGGGACAGTCTGTTCACACAGTCAGAGTGAGCCAGCAGGACACTGAGACGAGCTCTCAGACCACCACAGTGACAGAGCTGTTGACGGATGAGCAACAAGGATGGAGAAAGGAAGACTTGTGGTCTGCCCTACTTGATCGCCATCCTCCTTTTCCCTTTGCCCCACCTTTTGATTATGTGAAACAGCCAG CTAAGCTCAGCTTGTCAAAAATGAGCTCAATGGATAGACTACTGCAACCATCAACAGCACAGCAAGATGATTGGTTTGTTTACTTCGACCACATCCTGAGCCTTCTCTCCCCTGAACAAT tccctccctctgctcaGATCGAGCTTCGGGAAGAGGATGAGCAGGTCGTCTATGATTCAGAGCAGGAGCCGACCAATGAGGAGAAAATTAACAGGCTGCAGGAAATGGTGATGTTGGTAGACAAGCTGACAGAGGCAGAAGTTTTAGAAAGGAATCTAAGGGAAGTGAGGTATTTGGAGGACAGGCTCCAGGAAGTGGATGAGATGGCAGAGAAACTTCAGGAAGTAATAGAAGAGGAATTAGGTAAGGAGGAGGTGGAAAAGTTAAGAAAGGAATTTGCAGAGACAGAGCTGGAGCAACATGTGCGAGTGGGAGGTGTAACAAAAACTGTGGTGATAAAATccataaggagcatagaaaaaGAAGACGGTGAAGAGGATGAACTGGAGCAGCAGATAAAGGAGGTGTTCTTGAAAGGCTTgtatgaggaggaagaggccgAGGGGGAGCAGGAGACTAAAATAGAGGTCATAGGTGAGAGTCAGTTTGATGACAACTTGATAGAGAAGCTGCGCGGGATAGAACAGGAATGGAAGGAGGAAGCTGAGGTCAAGATGTCAGGCGTCCCTGGTACCACTTCTGTAGTAGCTTACCAGAAGGTGGAGCCTAGGATCAAGAAGAAAGTGACTATTGTGGAAGAGCGAGAGCCTAATCAAGAAATAATGGTCGGCAGGATGTTAGAGGAGAGCCTAGAAAAAGAGGAGGCATGGTGTGAGATTGAAGGGCAGGCTGAGGATGAACGTGAGGCGGAATATGGCGAAATCTGGTTCATACTGTTTGACCGTCCTCCATACACATCTGTTGTCAAACCACAAG TTGTGACTGTGGAACGTGCTCAGGTGGATGAAGGCGAGTATTTCACCTCAAACAGCGAGAGTACAACCTTTGAGGAGAAAATTGAGATTACAGCTCTTGAGAAAAAGACCAAGCTTTTTGTGGAAGAAAGGAAAgtggaagaagaggaagtaTGGCGTGCCTCTGAGATTCCTCCACAACAGACCGCCATAGAAAGAGACGATGACTGGTTTATTTTGCTGGATGTAATTCCCAGACAAACTCCTTATGTACCACCAG TTTCTTCGAAGAGAAGAGGCGAGTTAGACGCAGAAAGTTTTGTCCTGGTGGTGGAAACTGCAGCTGTGCAGGAGATTGGAGAAGAAGTGTCCGAAGAGAGAACGATAATAGAAAAGGCACCAAGAGAGCTACAAGTAATCCCACTGCAGCCAgtgacagacagagatgatgaCTTTTTTGTGTTGCTTGATGTTGTTCCCAGAGAAACATCATATGTTCAACCAG AGCGTGTTGAAGTGTCTCCAGAGGAACGTGTCTCTctggttgaaataaaaaacgTCAAAAAACGGGAGGAAAGCTCAGAAGTTGTGACATCAGGCGTAGAAATGAAACACCCGCAAAGTGAAAAGCAAGTAGTAGCCCTTCCACAGTCTGTGAGACAGATAGAAGATGACTGGTTTTTGCTGCTGGAGGCTTCCACCAGAGAAACATATGTACAACAAG TTACCGCAGAAGAGTATGTTCCTGAAGAAAGCATTTCCGTCCAATCTGACATAATCAAAGTGGCGTCCAGAGAGAAGGTCGTAGTGGAAGAAATTGCAGGAATTGTGCTTGAGAAAGAGGACAAGAATCTTTCCGAGCAAATCCTTCCAGAGCAGAAAATACCTGAAGCAGTCAGGGAAAGAGATGACGACTGGTTTCTTCTGCTGGATGTCATTCCTAGAGAAACTGAATTTGTGCCTCCAG cgTCTCTGGCAGCCACAAGCCAAATGTTTGCAACTGTTCAACCTCGAATTGAAGTGAAAAGCACAGAGCAGACGTTGCAGCAGGTTGAGTTTGAGCAGATTAGACTGCAGCCTTCACAGCCTCTGCAACAGAAAGATGATGACTGGTTTGGGCTGTTTGATGCTATTCGCGAAGAGGCAGTCATAGTACCATCAG TTTCTCCTGTTGAGATTGTTCCGGATATGAGGAAGTTGTCGGAGGTTGAGGTGAAAACCACAGAGACCACAACATGGAAGGAGATGATAATTGGTGTGGAGACCAGACAGGTTGAGACACGTTTGTCTGAAATTAGAACAAGCCAAGCTGCACTGCTTTccgagagagaaggaggagacgATTGGTTTGGTCTGTTCGACATCGTGCGTGAAAAGCCTTTTGTCATACCACCAG TTGCTGTGGTTGAGCGTTTTGTGGATGTGGTAGCAGCTGCTGAACAAAAACCAAAACTCTTCATGGAAGATGTAAAGCATGCTGTTAAGTTTGTGGAGATTGAAGCACCACAACCAAGACAGGTGGATGATGACTGGTTTGTGCTGCTGGATGTTGCAGAAAGGACATCAG TGGCTGTGGATGAACGTCTCCGTATACCTCCTGAAGTCAGACCAGCCAAAGTGTTAGAAGTCAAAGAGCAGAGAGCACAGCAAAGAGTTACGGTAGTGGAGGAGAGGTGGCAGCAGGGTAAGGTGGTGCAGCAGAAACCACGCCCGGAAGTGAGAGAGGTGGAGGATGATTGGTTTATTCTGCTGGACGTGGCCACTAAGAAATCAG TCGCTGGCCTTGAGCGCGTCCAGTTCCCAGCAGAGAAGAGAGCTCCACCTGCTGCAACCAAAACACTGACTGTTATTTCAAAGATGAGACCTCAGTTTGAGGAACGGATCCTGGATGAAAGACGTCCTGTCACGCCTACACACATTCATGATGATTGGTTTGTTCTTCTAGATGTTGGACAAAAGAAGTCAG TGGTGAGCACACACAGGGGCACCCGTCCCGTCAGTGCTCCGGTCTTCTCCCAGGCCGCTCTGGCAGAGGCAGGCATCCCCATGGCCCCTTTCGATCAGCCCCAGACCTCCACCCCCATCAAGACCGGCCGTCTGGAGGAGAGGAAGCTGGAGGTCACCGTAGAAGCTGTGGAGCCCTCAAAGGTCGAGGCTGTGGTTGAGGTCAAG CCAGCAGCGTGGAGAAACCAGAGAGAAGTAAACTCTTCACTGATAACCACCATCAATGGGGACATTCAG CACGAGTCTGAGGCCATGAGCACGGAGGTGGTGCGAATGCGAAAG aaAAGAGCTAAGAAAATTGAGGGTGACTCAATTTATATCAGACATAGCCTTTTAATGTTGGAG GAGTTTGATAAACCTCAGGAGGATCTGCTCAAGCATCATGCCAGCATCAGCGAGCTGAAGAGGAACTTCATGGAAGCCGTCCCGGAGCAGAGGCCCAGTGAGTGGGACAAGCGCCTGTCCACACACTCTCCGTTCCGCACCCTGGGGATCAATGGTCAGCCTCTGCCCAGTGCAGATGGG AGTGCGTGCATTAGTCTCCTTTGCAATGGTTCAGAGACGAAGGCTTCGCATACCAAAACCAGCACCAACGTGGGCTTTTCAGGCAAAACGAGTCCCACTGTGAGCCACACGAGTGAGCCTGATAGTGGTGATTCCCTCCTCGGTGATCCAGTTGAGGAAGAGTCTTTTGATCAGGAGGAGGTCGTAGTGTTTGAGACCTCCTTACTGCCCATCATAGAGGAGGAGATGGCGCAGCTGCCTTCCTCCCTCGACCCCTGCTGTAGAGGTTTAAATGAgacccaagaagaagaagaaggatcAAACCCAGAAGTGATGGAGGGCTCGGGGAGGATAGTTGGATCTTCCCAAGCTTCCTATTTCAGGAGCGATGGTCCACAGGTCATATGCTGCTTCCAG CCCCCTCTGGTGCAGACCCAGACTGTCACCATCACAGCTGTCTCCAACTCCTTATCCAGTGGCATCTCCACCACAGAGGTCCCTGTCGTCCCCACCAAGACCTTCATCTATGCCTCTTCAAAG GAGACAGATGATGGAACAGAAGACAAAGATGGCACAACCACGTCTAGCTCCAAGACCGTCACCACGGAGAACATCGGTGGCACCTCAGTCACCACCACTACCACTCACATCTCAAAG GTAGTGAAAAGCGGATCTTCGGAGAGTCGTGTGGAGAAGAGAATCGTTATAACTGCAGACTCTGATATGGACCAAGATAAG GAGAAGGCTGACGGAGCATCAGCATTGTAA